The nucleotide window GACGTCAACATGGAACTAGCTTTTGTGCTATAATTGCTAGAATTCTTCAAAGTTCACACaagaactatttttttttttgtatgttgTTCTCTTCTTTTAACGCTATGTAGCTAAGGATTTATACATAAGCATATAGCTGTTGCAGGTCCAAGTGTACCTATTAAAAGCTTATTGTTAACAAATATGTTTTTACTAAGGTTTTGGATCAACTCCTTCCTTACTTACAATCTGTTTAACCCAAACAGCAATTTTCCATTAGAGCTTTGTCTATACTTTATGCTTAATCACCTTCTCTTTTAACTGAAATTATTGTTTGAAAAAGAGATTTGTTCTTTTCAATTATGTTTACAATAAGTAAGGGATTTTATTCAAAAGATGGTTGTTTTGGACTGAAttcaaatttgttttgtttggcaAAAGCTATTAAGTTCTGTACAGGAACTGGATTTTTACATGCTTGCTATTAAGTTTTGAGACTACTATCCATTTATGAGTTTACTCAGAAACAAGGTTCCATTCTTTGACTATTCTCTCATTTTATCTGAGGGTTAAGTTATAACGCTTATCTTAGTAGAACTCTTTGgaattttggaaaagaaaagagattttAAGTTCTTATCGGAATTCCTTTGATTATTCAGTTTGGTTTGAGAGACAAAAGGTTTATGGAAAGTTTTAGATTTTAAATCGTTTTATTTGGTTAGGCCCGGGAAAAGTTAAGTAGGGATTGTGCCTCCCTAGGGTGAAAGACCCAAAACCTGATCAGGATCCGCTTGTACGGGGTGTGCTCAGTGGCCTTAATACGAGCAATGGGCTCTAACTGGAAAAGGATGGATTTTCAAGGATTTCGTTGGGATTTAAGACGAGTTTTACTTGTCCCAACATATTTGAATGTTTACCAGGACAGTTTTGGCTTTATGTTTACTCTTCTCTTCTGGTTCAGTTGTTTATTGAACTATTTTAAGCTAATTTGTGTCTTTGTTATAAAGATGAGCCTTATGTTATAACTTATATCAATTGTGTCATTGTTTTCTTTCCAAAGATTTTCAGCAGCAACTTTTAAGGTGTAATTCCATTTGCTTCTCACTTTCTAAGTGCATTCTAAATTAGAATCTTTGCTATACTAATCTTTTGTTGTACCTACTGAGCTTGTGAAGCTCATTCCCTATGTTCTTGTTGTGATTTTCAGAAAAGACGTCCATGAGTGGGCATGTTAGTGAGATACCAGAACTGTCTTGAGCAGAAAATGTTGGAGCTTTGTTTTGCTTGTGAAGTGTGTGCTGGACTTTGCTTTCCTTGTTTAAATGATTGCTCCTTGGTGCTGGATGTTCAACATTCCAGAATTttgctctttttgtttttgcaatgtACATTTGTTGTAAATGACTTAAGTGTTACCCTGGAGCATTCTTTTGTAGTGGCTTAATGTTGAAAGCAAGTTGCTCTTTTGAGCTTATAAAAGGAATTACTTTACTCTCAGATTTTAGGAAGGCTTTATGAGAAGTGTttctttggaatttttttttggtaaaaagtCTTGTTCAGTGAAGGATTAGAAACATGCTTTTAAGCTAGAGTTGAAAACTTCCAGTTTccttttgtttctgttgtgaTCACAGATTTGTtcttacttcaaaaaaaaaaaaaaaaagccttacTCTGATTTCAGTTTTTAACCTCCACTTGAGTCATGACTCAAGGTTGGGCTATGAcaaaatggtatcagagcgacAGGTTAACACCTCGGACCATTAGTTTGTCGGTTCGTCATTGTTGTTACTTGGTTTGTGTCATATTATGACTGTTTTGTTTTAGTTAGATCATTTTGTGGAATGATTGAAGTTGGCCTAATCTTGTTATGATATTGTTTTGCTTGCTTGGAAGTGATCgatatgtttgttttttttttttgttggtgttATTTGATGCTTGCCTTGCATTTTTGTGAAAGAGTGACTAGGTGAACCTTAATCTTTAGAATTCTATTCTTCTTATAGTAGATGGCAGATGAAGAAGGGAGTGAGTCTAGAGGCTCTTCCGCTGATGATGTGGAAGAGAGACGGGCAGATCTAATTAGTGCACTAAGAGAGATGGCTCAAGCATTACAACAAACCATTCGCGCTCAACAGCAACCACCCCCAATAGCTACTGATGGGGATACAAAAGCAATGGTGGCCTTGTGTGAATTTAAGCACCAAAAACCACCAGCTTTTAAGGGTGAACCAGACCCGGTTGTAGCTGAACAATGGTTAGATGAAATCAACAAGATACTAGATGCCCTTAGAATTCGGGAAAGCAACTCTAGAATTACTCATGCTGCTTACCAGTTTACTGGAGAAGCTGCCAAATGGTGGAAGATGGTTAAGCGATCTTGTAATGTGGAGACTATGTCTTGGGATCAGTTCTGCAAAACATTTCTTGATAAGTTCTTTCCCCCTGTGCTACAAGAAGCTAAAGTAGAAAAATTCAATAAGTTGTATCAAGGGAAGATGTCAGCAATGGAATATGATGCACGGTTCACAGAATTGTCTAGGTATGCTCCTGAACTTGTGTCAACAGAAGCTAAGAAAGCTCGTAAGTTTGAACATGGGCTTCGACCAAACATTAGATTAAAAGTGTCAGTTTTAAGGCTGCCAACTTATGCTGAAGTACTTGAAAGAGCCTTGATTGTTGAAGCAGACTGTGAGGAGTTTAAGAAAGTACGTGAGAAGACTCGACAAAGA belongs to Rosa chinensis cultivar Old Blush chromosome 4, RchiOBHm-V2, whole genome shotgun sequence and includes:
- the LOC112198877 gene encoding uncharacterized protein LOC112198877, producing the protein MADEEGSESRGSSADDVEERRADLISALREMAQALQQTIRAQQQPPPIATDGDTKAMVALCEFKHQKPPAFKGEPDPVVAEQWLDEINKILDALRIRESNSRITHAAYQFTGEAAKWWKMVKRSCNVETMSWDQFCKTFLDKFFPPVLQEAKVEKFNKLYQGKMSAMEYDARFTELSRYAPELVSTEAKKARKFEHGLRPNIRLKVSVLRLPTYAEVLERALIVEADCEEFKKVREKTRQRMGQHSGNPNKKQRTSSSSS